Sequence from the Lysobacter solisilvae genome:
GATCGTGGATGGCGAGGACTTCGAGGTCCGCGATGCCAAGTCCGGCGACGACCTCACCCGCCAGGTACTGCTGCAGATCATCGCCGAGCACGAGTCCGACGGCGAACCTGTCCTGTCCACCCAGCTGCTCAGCCAGATCATCCGTTTCTACGGCGATTCGCTGCAGGGCTTCATGGGCAACTACCTGGAACGGTCGATGCAGATCTTCATGGATCAGCAGGCGCAGTTCCGCAACCAGATCGGCGGCCTGCTCGGCCAGACGCCCTGGGCCATGATGAACCAGCTCACCGAGCGCAACATGGCGATGTGGAAGGAGTTCCAGCAGAACCTTTCCGGCAGCGTCGGCACCCCGCTGCAGCCGGGCAAGAACAAGAACGAATCGGGCAAGCGCTGAGGCGGCCAGCGTTGCCGCGGAGCGTGGCCAGGCCACGCCGGCTGCTACCGCCCCGATCGCGCAAGCACGTACCGCGCACGCACTGAACGACCAGGAGCCGGGCTTGCCCGGCTCCCTGCGTTCTGAACCCGTCAGATTCCTTCATGGCCGCCGGCGCGACCCGCGCCATGCCGCGCGACCGCTTACTTCAACGGCGGCGACCCCTGGCAGTACTTCGCGTAGAACTGCTCGGCCTGCGGCATCAGCGACTGCAGCGTCTGGATGCGGTTGGCCGGGTCCGGATGGGTCGAGGCGAACTCCGGCGGCCGCTCGCCGCCACCCAGCTCGGACATGCGCTCCCACAGCGGGATCGCCTCGCGCGGGTTGTAGCAGGCCGCGGCGGCGAGCATCAGGCCGACCTTGTCCGCCTGGGTCTCGTGGTTGCGGCCGTACGGCAGGATGAAACCGTACTGCGCGCCCGCGCCCAGCGCGGCCATGACCGCCTGCTGCTGGCCGGGATCCATTCCGCCCAGCGCCATGCCGGCGGCCATCTGCCCCACCTGCACCAGCTTCTGCTGCGCCATGCGCTGCGAGCCGTGGCGCAGCAGTGC
This genomic interval carries:
- the phaR gene encoding polyhydroxyalkanoate synthesis repressor PhaR; this translates as MSSIRVIKKYPNRRLYDTEISSYITIEDVRQLIVDGEDFEVRDAKSGDDLTRQVLLQIIAEHESDGEPVLSTQLLSQIIRFYGDSLQGFMGNYLERSMQIFMDQQAQFRNQIGGLLGQTPWAMMNQLTERNMAMWKEFQQNLSGSVGTPLQPGKNKNESGKR